One Hevea brasiliensis isolate MT/VB/25A 57/8 chromosome 5, ASM3005281v1, whole genome shotgun sequence genomic region harbors:
- the LOC110662051 gene encoding uncharacterized protein LOC110662051 isoform X3, producing MQSLRLKKPNIAACTDDCNSSRRFREDLFPGNGQVQKQRSYSKLASDSNSQNSDTTSKDLFTCELGWSSSKQVSGTPIKKLLAEEMSGETKSKKSSPSLIARLMGFDGLPPQQLSHKQHKRSSENYLQRISPTGKSQRSSTSCSHKSSRKGSKEEQEFKDVFEVLDTSKMDSSSCSLQGPADSKLTEAEMAFIKQKFMDVTHLSSDEKIHDLKEFHDAIDDLDSNKDLLPKFLEQPDSLFTKHLHDLQTALPLSHCCHVSGMRSIHAREYEGGVLGSKIDREMLLKNHRRHHNDPLSHSFSKQAADDPLKALKIQLEGKDGPSAFPTRIVVLKPNFGKAQNASGTVLSPFSSHNFHSDCKRRHTEFSSIKNREAELGRNKRFPHHAALPRHKSRESREIAKEVTRQMRNSLESASVKISTSRFRGYAGDESSSNGSDNESANESDMLTVISRDSICWSNRYRSSPSCSAESSVSREAKKRLSERWKMTHSNRSVDMGVISRGNTLGELLALPDKEGRPANVDAMIAGKGFSDNFDGNYELAECAGPLGISSRDGWKDGCIRNISRSRSVPASCTTFGHPKTGMRCETLCNHGHLPPKELLQREKIKPVKGNLNQIEGSSSRNSRSRIKKSHFYKYSCTDHSDTSPEINFSHKQLQSSITCDDPVKPYLMVSETSASIVTNMSSVTENAADVTIENVAMPSKPTNSELPAYVLEPSNEPPDEGTVAVKHSVAELESPASSMEAEQPSPVSVLETPFVDDLSSSSECFETLSADLHGLRMQLRLLKLESEAYAEGPMLISSDEDVEEGSVGFSEEKGIVEQSREFSYVVDVLLESGINDADPDTFMASWHSPECPVNLLVFEELEKKHCNVISWPRSERKLLFDRVNSAILVISQQFADPHPWVRSAAAVIPRWIKHGLEDGINKLLASQDKKANDNVAEKVLVSDSKWLDLRDDIDVVGREIERLMIEELVKEMVAA from the exons ATGCAGTCACTTCGGCTAAAGAAGCCCAATATTGCGGCCTGCACTGATGATTGCAACTCCAGCCGTAGATTCAGAGAAG ATTTATTTCCAGGAAACGGGCAGGTTCAAAAACAGAGAAGCTATTCAAAACTGGCATCTGATTCTAATTCTCAAAATAGTGATACAACAAGCAAAGATTTG TTCACGTGTGAATTGGGGTGGAGTTCTTCGAAACAAGTATCTGGAACACCAATAAAGAAGTTATTAGCTGAAGAGATGTCGGGAGAAACTAAATCAAAGAAAAGTTCTCCAAGTCTTATTGCCCGATTGATGGGCTTTGATGGACTGCCACCTCAGCAGCTGTCTCACAAACAACATAAAAGGTCATCAGAGAACTATTTGCAGAGGATATCACCAACAGGAAAGTCCCAAAGAAGTAGCACATCATGTAGCCATAAGTCATCCCGAAAAGGCTCAAAGGAGGAGCAAGAATTCAAAGATGTATTTGAAGTTTTAGACACGTCAAAAATGGATAGTAGTAGTTGCTCATTGCAGGGGCCTGCAGATTCAAAGTTAACTGAAGCTGAGATGGCATTCATCAAGCAGAAATTCATGGATGTCACACATCTTTCCAGTGATGAAAAAATTCATGatttaaaggaatttcatgaTGCAATTGATGATCTAGACTCCAACAAAGATCTTCTGCCGAAATTTCTTGAGCAGCCAGATTCATTGTTTACAAAGCATCTACATGATCTGCAAACTGCCCTTCCTCTGTCCCATTGTTGCCACGTATCAGGTATGAGGTCAATACATGCTCGAGAGTATGAAGGTGGTGTCCTTGGCAGCAAAATAGATAGAGAAATGCTATTGAAGAATCATAGAAGGCACCATAATGATCCTCTTAGCCATTCTTTCAGTAAACAAGCTGCTGATGATCCACTCAAGGCATTGAAAATTCAATTAGAAGGGAAAGATGGACCTTCTGCTTTTCCTACACGGATTGTTGTACTGAAACCAAACTTTGGTAAAGCGCAGAATGCTAGTGGGACTGTTTTATCACCTTTTTCTtctcacaattttcattcagattGTAAGAGGAGGCATACTGAATTTTCTAGTATCAAGAATAGGGAGGCAGAGTTAGGCAGAAATAAAAGGTTTCCTCATCATGCAGCACTACCAAGACATAAGTCTAGAGAATCTAGAGAAATTGCAAAGGAGGTCACCAGGCAAATGAGAAATAGTCTTGAAAGTGCTTCTGTAAAGATCTCAACCTCGCGATTTAGAGGATATGCTGGGGATGAGAGTTCATCAAACGGGTCTGACAATGAATCAGCAAATGAATCAGATATGTTGACAGTGATTTCTAGAGATTCTATTTGTTGGAGCAATCGATACAGGTCTTCACCATCCTGCTCTGCTGAATCATCTGTGAGCAGGGAGGCCAAGAAGAGACTCTCTGAGAGGTGGAAGATGACTCATAGTAATAGGTCTGTAGATATGGGAGTCATTAGTAGGGGcaacacactaggtgaattgctTGCTTTGCCTGATAAGGAAGGGAGGCCAGCTAATGTGGATGCCATGATTGCTGGAAAAGGATTTAGTGACAATTTTGACGGAAATTATGAACTGGCAGAATGTGCTGGACCTTTGGGTATTAGCAGTAGGGATGGCTGGAAAGATGGATGCATTAGAAATATTTCTAGATCAAGATCTGTTCCTGCTTCATGTACCACATTTGGTCATCCGAAAACAGGCATGCGCTGTGAAACTCTTTGCAATCACGGGCATCTACCACCAAAAGAATTATTGCAGCGGGAAAAAATCAAGCCAGTAAAGGGGAATCTCAATCAGATAGAAGGTTCATCTTCTAGAAATTCAAGATCTCGTATTAAGAAATCTCATTTCTACAAGTACTCTTGTACAGATCATAGTGACACTTCACCAGAAATTAATTTCAGCCATAAGCAACTGCAGAGCAGTATTACATGTGATGATCCAGTTAAACCATATCTTATGGTTTCCGAGACATCAGCTTCCATTGTCACAAATATGAGTTCAGTTACTGAGAATGCGGCAGATGTAACAATTGAGAATGTGGCCATGCCTTCTAAACCTACTAACTCGGAATTACCTGCTTATGTGTTG GAACCATCAAATGAGCCACCTGACGAAGGGACGGTTGCTGTAAAGCACTCTGTAGCAGAGCTAGAATCTCCAGCAAGTTCTATGGAGGCTGAACAGCCCAGTCCTGTTTCTGTTCTTGAAACTCCTTTCGTGGATGATCTATCTTCGAGTTCTGAATGCTTTGAGACTCTCAGTGCTGACCTACATG GACTTAGGATGCAGCTTCGGCTACTCAAGTTGGAGTCAGAAGCATATGCAGAGGGACCCATGCTCATCTCAAGCGATGAAGATGTTGAGGAAGGCTCTGTTGGATTTTCAGAGGAGAAAGGAATAGTTGAACAGAGCAGGGAATTTTCCTATGTAGTTGATGTTCTACTAGAATCTGGTATTAATGATGCTGACCCTGACACTTTCATGGCGTCGTGGCACTCTCCAGAATGCCCAGTGAATCTcctagtatttgaagaactggagAAGAAGCATTGCAATGTCATTTCATGGCCAAGGTCTGAAAGGAAGCTGCTATTTGACCGAGTAAATTCAGCTATCCTTGTGATAAGCCAACAATTTGCAGATCCACACCCCTGGGTGAGGTCTGCAGCTGCAGTCATTCCCAGGTGGATTAAACATGGACTTGAGGATGGCATCAACAAATTGCTGGCAAGCCAAGATAAGAAAGCTAATGACAATGTGGCGGAGAAGGTACTGGTATCAGACTCTAAGTGGCTGGATTTGAGAGATGACATTGATGTAGTTGGTCGGGAAATTGAGAGACTGATGATAGAAGAGTTGGTGAAAGAAATGGTAGCAGCATAG
- the LOC110662051 gene encoding uncharacterized protein LOC110662051 isoform X2 → MQSLRLKKPNIAACTDDCNSSRRFREGNGQVQKQRSYSKLASDSNSQNSDTTSKDLFTCELGWSSSKQVSGTPIKKLLAEEMSGETKSKKSSPSLIARLMGFDGLPPQQLSHKQHKRSSENYLQRISPTGKSQRSSTSCSHKSSRKGSKEEQEFKDVFEVLDTSKMDSSSCSLQGPADSKLTEAEMAFIKQKFMDVTHLSSDEKIHDLKEFHDAIDDLDSNKDLLPKFLEQPDSLFTKHLHDLQTALPLSHCCHVSGMRSIHAREYEGGVLGSKIDREMLLKNHRRHHNDPLSHSFSKQAADDPLKALKIQLEGKDGPSAFPTRIVVLKPNFGKAQNASGTVLSPFSSHNFHSDCKRRHTEFSSIKNREAELGRNKRFPHHAALPRHKSRESREIAKEVTRQMRNSLESASVKISTSRFRGYAGDESSSNGSDNESANESDMLTVISRDSICWSNRYRSSPSCSAESSVSREAKKRLSERWKMTHSNRSVDMGVISRGNTLGELLALPDKEGRPANVDAMIAGKGFSDNFDGNYELAECAGPLGISSRDGWKDGCIRNISRSRSVPASCTTFGHPKTGMRCETLCNHGHLPPKELLQREKIKPVKGNLNQIEGSSSRNSRSRIKKSHFYKYSCTDHSDTSPEINFSHKQLQSSITCDDPVKPYLMVSETSASIVTNMSSVTENAADVTIENVAMPSKPTNSELPAYVLVKDNSSISDPEVLTLLEPSNEPPDEGTVAVKHSVAELESPASSMEAEQPSPVSVLETPFVDDLSSSSECFETLSADLHGLRMQLRLLKLESEAYAEGPMLISSDEDVEEGSVGFSEEKGIVEQSREFSYVVDVLLESGINDADPDTFMASWHSPECPVNLLVFEELEKKHCNVISWPRSERKLLFDRVNSAILVISQQFADPHPWVRSAAAVIPRWIKHGLEDGINKLLASQDKKANDNVAEKVLVSDSKWLDLRDDIDVVGREIERLMIEELVKEMVAA, encoded by the exons ATGCAGTCACTTCGGCTAAAGAAGCCCAATATTGCGGCCTGCACTGATGATTGCAACTCCAGCCGTAGATTCAGAGAAG GAAACGGGCAGGTTCAAAAACAGAGAAGCTATTCAAAACTGGCATCTGATTCTAATTCTCAAAATAGTGATACAACAAGCAAAGATTTG TTCACGTGTGAATTGGGGTGGAGTTCTTCGAAACAAGTATCTGGAACACCAATAAAGAAGTTATTAGCTGAAGAGATGTCGGGAGAAACTAAATCAAAGAAAAGTTCTCCAAGTCTTATTGCCCGATTGATGGGCTTTGATGGACTGCCACCTCAGCAGCTGTCTCACAAACAACATAAAAGGTCATCAGAGAACTATTTGCAGAGGATATCACCAACAGGAAAGTCCCAAAGAAGTAGCACATCATGTAGCCATAAGTCATCCCGAAAAGGCTCAAAGGAGGAGCAAGAATTCAAAGATGTATTTGAAGTTTTAGACACGTCAAAAATGGATAGTAGTAGTTGCTCATTGCAGGGGCCTGCAGATTCAAAGTTAACTGAAGCTGAGATGGCATTCATCAAGCAGAAATTCATGGATGTCACACATCTTTCCAGTGATGAAAAAATTCATGatttaaaggaatttcatgaTGCAATTGATGATCTAGACTCCAACAAAGATCTTCTGCCGAAATTTCTTGAGCAGCCAGATTCATTGTTTACAAAGCATCTACATGATCTGCAAACTGCCCTTCCTCTGTCCCATTGTTGCCACGTATCAGGTATGAGGTCAATACATGCTCGAGAGTATGAAGGTGGTGTCCTTGGCAGCAAAATAGATAGAGAAATGCTATTGAAGAATCATAGAAGGCACCATAATGATCCTCTTAGCCATTCTTTCAGTAAACAAGCTGCTGATGATCCACTCAAGGCATTGAAAATTCAATTAGAAGGGAAAGATGGACCTTCTGCTTTTCCTACACGGATTGTTGTACTGAAACCAAACTTTGGTAAAGCGCAGAATGCTAGTGGGACTGTTTTATCACCTTTTTCTtctcacaattttcattcagattGTAAGAGGAGGCATACTGAATTTTCTAGTATCAAGAATAGGGAGGCAGAGTTAGGCAGAAATAAAAGGTTTCCTCATCATGCAGCACTACCAAGACATAAGTCTAGAGAATCTAGAGAAATTGCAAAGGAGGTCACCAGGCAAATGAGAAATAGTCTTGAAAGTGCTTCTGTAAAGATCTCAACCTCGCGATTTAGAGGATATGCTGGGGATGAGAGTTCATCAAACGGGTCTGACAATGAATCAGCAAATGAATCAGATATGTTGACAGTGATTTCTAGAGATTCTATTTGTTGGAGCAATCGATACAGGTCTTCACCATCCTGCTCTGCTGAATCATCTGTGAGCAGGGAGGCCAAGAAGAGACTCTCTGAGAGGTGGAAGATGACTCATAGTAATAGGTCTGTAGATATGGGAGTCATTAGTAGGGGcaacacactaggtgaattgctTGCTTTGCCTGATAAGGAAGGGAGGCCAGCTAATGTGGATGCCATGATTGCTGGAAAAGGATTTAGTGACAATTTTGACGGAAATTATGAACTGGCAGAATGTGCTGGACCTTTGGGTATTAGCAGTAGGGATGGCTGGAAAGATGGATGCATTAGAAATATTTCTAGATCAAGATCTGTTCCTGCTTCATGTACCACATTTGGTCATCCGAAAACAGGCATGCGCTGTGAAACTCTTTGCAATCACGGGCATCTACCACCAAAAGAATTATTGCAGCGGGAAAAAATCAAGCCAGTAAAGGGGAATCTCAATCAGATAGAAGGTTCATCTTCTAGAAATTCAAGATCTCGTATTAAGAAATCTCATTTCTACAAGTACTCTTGTACAGATCATAGTGACACTTCACCAGAAATTAATTTCAGCCATAAGCAACTGCAGAGCAGTATTACATGTGATGATCCAGTTAAACCATATCTTATGGTTTCCGAGACATCAGCTTCCATTGTCACAAATATGAGTTCAGTTACTGAGAATGCGGCAGATGTAACAATTGAGAATGTGGCCATGCCTTCTAAACCTACTAACTCGGAATTACCTGCTTATGTGTTGGTAAAAGACAATTCTTCTATTAGTGACCCAGAGGTTTTAACTTTGCTG GAACCATCAAATGAGCCACCTGACGAAGGGACGGTTGCTGTAAAGCACTCTGTAGCAGAGCTAGAATCTCCAGCAAGTTCTATGGAGGCTGAACAGCCCAGTCCTGTTTCTGTTCTTGAAACTCCTTTCGTGGATGATCTATCTTCGAGTTCTGAATGCTTTGAGACTCTCAGTGCTGACCTACATG GACTTAGGATGCAGCTTCGGCTACTCAAGTTGGAGTCAGAAGCATATGCAGAGGGACCCATGCTCATCTCAAGCGATGAAGATGTTGAGGAAGGCTCTGTTGGATTTTCAGAGGAGAAAGGAATAGTTGAACAGAGCAGGGAATTTTCCTATGTAGTTGATGTTCTACTAGAATCTGGTATTAATGATGCTGACCCTGACACTTTCATGGCGTCGTGGCACTCTCCAGAATGCCCAGTGAATCTcctagtatttgaagaactggagAAGAAGCATTGCAATGTCATTTCATGGCCAAGGTCTGAAAGGAAGCTGCTATTTGACCGAGTAAATTCAGCTATCCTTGTGATAAGCCAACAATTTGCAGATCCACACCCCTGGGTGAGGTCTGCAGCTGCAGTCATTCCCAGGTGGATTAAACATGGACTTGAGGATGGCATCAACAAATTGCTGGCAAGCCAAGATAAGAAAGCTAATGACAATGTGGCGGAGAAGGTACTGGTATCAGACTCTAAGTGGCTGGATTTGAGAGATGACATTGATGTAGTTGGTCGGGAAATTGAGAGACTGATGATAGAAGAGTTGGTGAAAGAAATGGTAGCAGCATAG
- the LOC110662051 gene encoding uncharacterized protein LOC110662051 isoform X1 has translation MQSLRLKKPNIAACTDDCNSSRRFREDLFPGNGQVQKQRSYSKLASDSNSQNSDTTSKDLFTCELGWSSSKQVSGTPIKKLLAEEMSGETKSKKSSPSLIARLMGFDGLPPQQLSHKQHKRSSENYLQRISPTGKSQRSSTSCSHKSSRKGSKEEQEFKDVFEVLDTSKMDSSSCSLQGPADSKLTEAEMAFIKQKFMDVTHLSSDEKIHDLKEFHDAIDDLDSNKDLLPKFLEQPDSLFTKHLHDLQTALPLSHCCHVSGMRSIHAREYEGGVLGSKIDREMLLKNHRRHHNDPLSHSFSKQAADDPLKALKIQLEGKDGPSAFPTRIVVLKPNFGKAQNASGTVLSPFSSHNFHSDCKRRHTEFSSIKNREAELGRNKRFPHHAALPRHKSRESREIAKEVTRQMRNSLESASVKISTSRFRGYAGDESSSNGSDNESANESDMLTVISRDSICWSNRYRSSPSCSAESSVSREAKKRLSERWKMTHSNRSVDMGVISRGNTLGELLALPDKEGRPANVDAMIAGKGFSDNFDGNYELAECAGPLGISSRDGWKDGCIRNISRSRSVPASCTTFGHPKTGMRCETLCNHGHLPPKELLQREKIKPVKGNLNQIEGSSSRNSRSRIKKSHFYKYSCTDHSDTSPEINFSHKQLQSSITCDDPVKPYLMVSETSASIVTNMSSVTENAADVTIENVAMPSKPTNSELPAYVLVKDNSSISDPEVLTLLEPSNEPPDEGTVAVKHSVAELESPASSMEAEQPSPVSVLETPFVDDLSSSSECFETLSADLHGLRMQLRLLKLESEAYAEGPMLISSDEDVEEGSVGFSEEKGIVEQSREFSYVVDVLLESGINDADPDTFMASWHSPECPVNLLVFEELEKKHCNVISWPRSERKLLFDRVNSAILVISQQFADPHPWVRSAAAVIPRWIKHGLEDGINKLLASQDKKANDNVAEKVLVSDSKWLDLRDDIDVVGREIERLMIEELVKEMVAA, from the exons ATGCAGTCACTTCGGCTAAAGAAGCCCAATATTGCGGCCTGCACTGATGATTGCAACTCCAGCCGTAGATTCAGAGAAG ATTTATTTCCAGGAAACGGGCAGGTTCAAAAACAGAGAAGCTATTCAAAACTGGCATCTGATTCTAATTCTCAAAATAGTGATACAACAAGCAAAGATTTG TTCACGTGTGAATTGGGGTGGAGTTCTTCGAAACAAGTATCTGGAACACCAATAAAGAAGTTATTAGCTGAAGAGATGTCGGGAGAAACTAAATCAAAGAAAAGTTCTCCAAGTCTTATTGCCCGATTGATGGGCTTTGATGGACTGCCACCTCAGCAGCTGTCTCACAAACAACATAAAAGGTCATCAGAGAACTATTTGCAGAGGATATCACCAACAGGAAAGTCCCAAAGAAGTAGCACATCATGTAGCCATAAGTCATCCCGAAAAGGCTCAAAGGAGGAGCAAGAATTCAAAGATGTATTTGAAGTTTTAGACACGTCAAAAATGGATAGTAGTAGTTGCTCATTGCAGGGGCCTGCAGATTCAAAGTTAACTGAAGCTGAGATGGCATTCATCAAGCAGAAATTCATGGATGTCACACATCTTTCCAGTGATGAAAAAATTCATGatttaaaggaatttcatgaTGCAATTGATGATCTAGACTCCAACAAAGATCTTCTGCCGAAATTTCTTGAGCAGCCAGATTCATTGTTTACAAAGCATCTACATGATCTGCAAACTGCCCTTCCTCTGTCCCATTGTTGCCACGTATCAGGTATGAGGTCAATACATGCTCGAGAGTATGAAGGTGGTGTCCTTGGCAGCAAAATAGATAGAGAAATGCTATTGAAGAATCATAGAAGGCACCATAATGATCCTCTTAGCCATTCTTTCAGTAAACAAGCTGCTGATGATCCACTCAAGGCATTGAAAATTCAATTAGAAGGGAAAGATGGACCTTCTGCTTTTCCTACACGGATTGTTGTACTGAAACCAAACTTTGGTAAAGCGCAGAATGCTAGTGGGACTGTTTTATCACCTTTTTCTtctcacaattttcattcagattGTAAGAGGAGGCATACTGAATTTTCTAGTATCAAGAATAGGGAGGCAGAGTTAGGCAGAAATAAAAGGTTTCCTCATCATGCAGCACTACCAAGACATAAGTCTAGAGAATCTAGAGAAATTGCAAAGGAGGTCACCAGGCAAATGAGAAATAGTCTTGAAAGTGCTTCTGTAAAGATCTCAACCTCGCGATTTAGAGGATATGCTGGGGATGAGAGTTCATCAAACGGGTCTGACAATGAATCAGCAAATGAATCAGATATGTTGACAGTGATTTCTAGAGATTCTATTTGTTGGAGCAATCGATACAGGTCTTCACCATCCTGCTCTGCTGAATCATCTGTGAGCAGGGAGGCCAAGAAGAGACTCTCTGAGAGGTGGAAGATGACTCATAGTAATAGGTCTGTAGATATGGGAGTCATTAGTAGGGGcaacacactaggtgaattgctTGCTTTGCCTGATAAGGAAGGGAGGCCAGCTAATGTGGATGCCATGATTGCTGGAAAAGGATTTAGTGACAATTTTGACGGAAATTATGAACTGGCAGAATGTGCTGGACCTTTGGGTATTAGCAGTAGGGATGGCTGGAAAGATGGATGCATTAGAAATATTTCTAGATCAAGATCTGTTCCTGCTTCATGTACCACATTTGGTCATCCGAAAACAGGCATGCGCTGTGAAACTCTTTGCAATCACGGGCATCTACCACCAAAAGAATTATTGCAGCGGGAAAAAATCAAGCCAGTAAAGGGGAATCTCAATCAGATAGAAGGTTCATCTTCTAGAAATTCAAGATCTCGTATTAAGAAATCTCATTTCTACAAGTACTCTTGTACAGATCATAGTGACACTTCACCAGAAATTAATTTCAGCCATAAGCAACTGCAGAGCAGTATTACATGTGATGATCCAGTTAAACCATATCTTATGGTTTCCGAGACATCAGCTTCCATTGTCACAAATATGAGTTCAGTTACTGAGAATGCGGCAGATGTAACAATTGAGAATGTGGCCATGCCTTCTAAACCTACTAACTCGGAATTACCTGCTTATGTGTTGGTAAAAGACAATTCTTCTATTAGTGACCCAGAGGTTTTAACTTTGCTG GAACCATCAAATGAGCCACCTGACGAAGGGACGGTTGCTGTAAAGCACTCTGTAGCAGAGCTAGAATCTCCAGCAAGTTCTATGGAGGCTGAACAGCCCAGTCCTGTTTCTGTTCTTGAAACTCCTTTCGTGGATGATCTATCTTCGAGTTCTGAATGCTTTGAGACTCTCAGTGCTGACCTACATG GACTTAGGATGCAGCTTCGGCTACTCAAGTTGGAGTCAGAAGCATATGCAGAGGGACCCATGCTCATCTCAAGCGATGAAGATGTTGAGGAAGGCTCTGTTGGATTTTCAGAGGAGAAAGGAATAGTTGAACAGAGCAGGGAATTTTCCTATGTAGTTGATGTTCTACTAGAATCTGGTATTAATGATGCTGACCCTGACACTTTCATGGCGTCGTGGCACTCTCCAGAATGCCCAGTGAATCTcctagtatttgaagaactggagAAGAAGCATTGCAATGTCATTTCATGGCCAAGGTCTGAAAGGAAGCTGCTATTTGACCGAGTAAATTCAGCTATCCTTGTGATAAGCCAACAATTTGCAGATCCACACCCCTGGGTGAGGTCTGCAGCTGCAGTCATTCCCAGGTGGATTAAACATGGACTTGAGGATGGCATCAACAAATTGCTGGCAAGCCAAGATAAGAAAGCTAATGACAATGTGGCGGAGAAGGTACTGGTATCAGACTCTAAGTGGCTGGATTTGAGAGATGACATTGATGTAGTTGGTCGGGAAATTGAGAGACTGATGATAGAAGAGTTGGTGAAAGAAATGGTAGCAGCATAG